One Eremothecium cymbalariae DBVPG#7215 chromosome 2, complete sequence DNA window includes the following coding sequences:
- a CDS encoding uncharacterized protein (similar to Ashbya gossypii AGR403W): protein MNPILNVGILGTGIFAKNRHLPSFQSYPDKFKVVAACNRTKKKAVEFAVTAGISEQKVYDDVEKLMQDPDVTFIDALLPVQFNLTAVEKAVAAGKPILLEKPIAANLEQARAIVAISETTNVPIAIGENWLYLNSIDVVKSKLETIGEVVGFTYNSTGPFVKNNKYMETSWRQTPEHIGGFLSDGGVHQLALLTELLGEIESVAALTKQIRELSGADDTVFSTLKMRSGAVGTFTYGSAFGATNKWIYVKIYGTKGSILLDISNKVEAKIRVQLGDSLEDSGSIEEFEVEEEGSFGVNAEFLNFYEAVVSGDKQVVKGSPKVVFHHLACVAAFLDSSKANGSSVQVQAA from the coding sequence ATGAATCCGATTTTGAACGTGGGTATATTAGGTACCGGTATCTTTGCGAAGAATAGGCACTTGCCCTCCTTTCAGTCCTATCCTGATAAATTCAAGGTGGTAGCAGCTTGTAATCGTACTAAGAAGAAAGCCGTTGAATTTGCCGTAACAGCAGGCATTTCAGAACAGAAAGTGTATGATGATGTGGAGAAATTGATGCAGGATCCTGATGTCACATTTATAGATGCTCTGTTGCCCGTCCAATTTAACTTGACTGCGGTCGAGAAAGCCGTGGCTGCAGGGAAACCTATACTTTTAGAAAAGCCTATAGCTGCTAATCTCGAACAAGCAAGAGCTATAGTAGCTATTTCTGAAACGACAAACGTTCCAATTGCAATTGGAGAAAACTGGTTGTATTTGAACTCCATAGATGTTGTAAAGAGTAAGCTGGAAACCATTGGGGAGGTGGTAGGATTTACTTACAATTCCACTGGCCCCTTTGTAAAGAATAACAAGTATATGGAAACTTCATGGAGGCAAACTCCAGAACATATAGGAGGTTTTTTATCGGATGGTGGGGTTCACCAACTTGCATTGTTGACAGAACTACTGGGCGAAATTGAATCTGTAGCTGCTCTAACAAAGCAAATACGTGAGTTATCGGGGGCTGATGACACCGTTTTTTCTACTTTGAAGATGCGTTCAGGTGCAGTTGGTACTTTCACGTATGGTTCAGCATTCGGTGCTACTAATAAATGGATTTATGTGAAGATATATGGGACCAAGGGCTCTATTTTGTTAGATATTTCTAACAAGGTGGAGGCTAAAATCCGCGTTCAGCTTGGGGACAGTTTAGAGGATTCCGGCTCAATAGAAGAATTTGaggttgaagaagaaggatcCTTTGGAGTCAATGCGGAATTCCTAAACTTTTATGAAGCAGTAGTCAGTGGTGACAAACAGGTTGTGAAGGGATCACCAAAAGTAGTGTTTCACCACTTGGCCTGTGTAGCAGCTTTCCTCGACTCGTCAAAGGCAAATGGCAGCAGTGTTCAGGTACAAGCAGCCTAA
- the DCP1 gene encoding Dcp1p (similar to Ashbya gossypii AGR402C) — translation MTGSNDSNAMTLELYRKALNFNVIGRYDHKIKQLLFHTPHASVYKWDSNESKWNKLEYQGVLAIYLRDITDGTDFPSTQHEQQQELHSGSEQKSNGVLTGRDIYNYALIVLNRMNPDNFSIAIAPNSVVNKRKLFAPQDDIQQPLEPMGVEVKDDLVIIKNLRKDVYGIWIHTPADRQNIYDLLKYLLENEPKDSFA, via the coding sequence ATGACTGGTTCAAATGATAGTAATGCTATGACGTTAGAGTTATACCGCAAGGCTCTTAATTTCAATGTTATCGGGAGGTACGACCATAAGATTAAGCAACTTCTGTTCCACACTCCGCATGCTTCAGTATATAAATGGGACTCCAATGAGAGCAAATGGAATAAGCTAGAGTACCAGGGAGTATTAGCGATATATCTTCGAGACATCACTGATGGTACAGATTTCCCCTCAACACAGCatgagcagcagcaggagcTACATTCAGGCTCTGAGCAGAAGAGTAATGGGGTTCTTACTGGGCGGGATATCTATAATTATGCGCTGATAGTGTTGAACAGGATGAATCCTGACAATTTTTCTATTGCAATTGCACCAAATAGCGTTGTGAACAAGCGCAAACTGTTTGCACCACAAGACGATATTCAGCAGCCGTTGGAACCTATGGGTGTAGAAGTAAAGGATGACTTGgttatcatcaaaaatctAAGGAAGGATGTATATGGTATTTGGATACACACACCTGCTGATAGACAGAATATCTACGATTTACTGAAATACCTGTTGGAAAACGAGCCGAAGGATTCCTTTGcttaa
- the SPT20 gene encoding Spt20p (similar to Ashbya gossypii AGR401W), whose translation MNNRSSLGIPVNNQGTANSLYGAVKRPPSNSVNVGPASGNVNPLSTIQQQQATMAAQAAANQQVQQRLLLQQRLRQQQQQQQNFEQQIFQLLTTLNRKPKRLYQFTEDTDAILKKYEQFKPSFEFHIYENNYKICAPANTRLQQHQRTPQGTSEGLILNKNNETLKEFLEYVARGMIPDAIVEVLRDCNIQFYEGCLILQVYDHTNTVDVKQPQAGQGTSQQQQQSQQGPQQQRNIQQKQHLSNQGAQVSTSVPGSPPVDQAKQQTNTESESPQSQVKGDNSAKEATTGTAKDRLTTLKRPRMYRTLLKPNDLTRYYDMLSWADHTRFSDSVYQQLEAEILAITKRNLRLETNLNPFEHVDKMNSDEFLKPKWDEKTQACIYPHRELSTAASSKGVIGHIEQHEELPEHSSAYEQMMLIMSGRTTTTTTATLAASLAKRAELLGITGNSAKGSSSTGSGGSVSGSNSVAAAAVAAAAVVGSNVNNENNQFSRLKFVEQFRLNKEKKKQQAMNAAVSPAGYNQRISMSVPLTVQQIKQQKNPSGSQQAAQSMARNNSGNAAALPNGKRTATAEGEEKAKPKRQRKTTKKAMGEGGSVAKKRTTKKQASNTTAAVPGGSAAN comes from the coding sequence ATGAATAATAGATCCAGTTTGGGGATACCGGTGAATAATCAGGGAACCGCGAACAGTTTATATGGAGCCGTTAAGAGACCGCCTAGTAACTCTGTCAATGTTGGTCCAGCATCTGGAAATGTAAACCCTCTCAGCACTatacaacaacagcaagcTACAATGGCTGCACAGGCGGCGGCGAATCAACAAGTTCAACAGCGCTTGCTACTGCAGCAAAGGTTGAgacaacaacagcagcagcagcagaattTTGAGCAGCAGATCTTTCAGCTCCTGACCACGTTGAATAGAAAACCAAAGAGGTTGTATCAGTTTACCGAAGATACCGATGCTATTCTGAAGAAATACGAACAGTTCAAGCCAAGTTTCGAATTCCATATATACGAAAATAATTACAAGATATGTGCTCCTGCCAACACTCGActgcagcagcatcagAGAACACCGCAAGGTACCAGCGAGGGTcttattttgaataagaACAATGAGACGTTGAAGGAATTTCTGGAGTACGTGGCGCGAGGTATGATTCCAGACGCAATAGTGGAGGTACTTCGTGATTGTAATATACAGTTTTATGAGGGTTGTTTGATTCTTCAGGTCTATGACCATACCAATACTGTTGATGTAAAACAGCCGCAGGCAGGGCAGGGCACTtcacagcagcagcagcaatcaCAACAGGGTCCACAGCAACAGCGAAACATCCAGCAAAAGCAGCATTTATCCAACCAAGGTGCTCAGGTAAGTACCAGTGTACCCGGATCACCGCCCGTAGACCAAGCCAAGCAGCAGACGAACACAGAATCTGAGTCTCCACAGAGCCAGGTAAAAGGAGATAATTCTGCAAAGGAAGCCACTACTGGAACCGCAAAGGACAGGCTGACGACTCTTAAGAGGCCAAGAATGTATCGTACTTTGTTAAAACCCAATGATTTAACACGGTATTATGACATGCTATCTTGGGCAGACCACACGCGATTTTCTGATTCCGTTTATCAACAACTTGAAGCAGAAATATTAGCAATCACAAAGCGTAACTTGCGATTGGAAACCAATTTGAATCCATTTGAGCATGTGGATAAGATGAATAGTGACGAATTTCTGAAGCCGAAGTGGGATGAGAAGACTCAGGCTTGCATATATCCGCACCGTGAGTTGAGCACGGCCGCAAGTTCAAAAGGAGTGATAGGCCATATCGAGCAGCATGAAGAGTTACCAGAACATTCCTCTGCCTATGAACAAATGATGTTGATAATGAGTGGCAGAACTACAACTACTACCACCGCTACTCTAGCCGCATCCTTGGCCAAAAGAGCGGAACTGCTGGGAATTACAGGTAACTCGGCTAAAGGTAGTAGCTCCACAGGATCAGGCGGTAGCGTTTCAGGTAGTAACTCAGTGGCAGCGGCTGCAGTGGCGGCTGCCGCCGTCGTTGGTTCAAATGTAAACAATGAGAACAACCAATTCAGTAGGTTAAAGTTCGTGGAGCAGTTCCGattaaataaagaaaagaagaagcagcaggCGATGAATGCTGCGGTATCACCGGCTGGCTATAACCAGAGGATTTCAATGTCCGTACCATTGACTgttcaacaaataaaacagcAGAAAAATCCGAGTGGGTCCCAACAAGCTGCACAATCAATGGCAAGAAACAACTCAGGCAATGCTGCGGCTCTGCCAAATGGAAAACGAACTGCCACTGctgaaggagaagaaaaGGCAAAACCCAAAAGACAACGAAAGACAACTAAAAAGGCAATGGGAGAAGGGGGCTCTGTCGCCAAGAAAAGGACTACTAAGAAACAGGCTAGTAACACCACTGCTGCCGTTCCAGGCGGCTCAGCTGCCAATTGA
- the PEX11 gene encoding Pex11p (similar to Ashbya gossypii AGR400W), with amino-acid sequence MVCDSVVYHPSITKLIHFLDTTAGREKALRLLQYLCRFLGFQYKSILARQLQAQFTTTRKLLRFLKPLNHIQLAAKFYDNKIGPDEILRWANVVRNLFSAAYLALDQVNLLRIIKVIPVTPLTGKSVPRWTNWMWLGGLVAGIIGGLRNIEMAQKRIVSIAEAGSEEKDQALLEASYQERFKAARKLVWDFLDMYIVLNNLGYLDSQDGSIGLAGVATSLFGLQDLWKATK; translated from the coding sequence ATGGTCTGTGATAGCGTGGTTTACCATCCCAGCATTACAAAGTTAATTCACTTTTTGGATACTACGGCTGGAAGAGAGAAGGCTCTGCGTTTGTTGCAGTATTTGTGCAGGTTTTTAGGGTTTCAGTACAAGTCTATTCTTGCCCGCCAGCTGCAGGCACAGTTTACCACTACTAGGAAGTTGTTGAGGTTTTTGAAGCCATTGAATCATATCCAGCTGGCTGCTAAGTTTTACGACAATAAGATAGGGCCGGATGAGATATTGCGCTGGGCGAATGTGGTGAGGAACTTGTTCAGTGCTGCCTATTTGGCTTTGGATCAGGTTAATTTGTTGCGTATTATCAAGGTGATTCCCGTAACGCCGCTGACTGGCAAAAGTGTGCCTCGCTGGACTAACTGGATGTGGCTAGGCGGACTGGTGGCCGGGATTATTGGCGGCCTGCGTAACATTGAGATGGCCCAGAAGCGGATTGTGTCTATAGCCGAAGCTGGCTCTGAAGAGAAAGATCAAGCCCTATTGGAAGCCTCTTACCAGGAGAGATTCAAGGCGGCAAGAAAGCTCGTGTGGGACTTCTTGGATATGTACATCGTTCTGAATAACCTGGGCTATTTGGACTCTCAGGACGGCTCTATAGGTCTTGCTGGTGTGGCAACCTCCTTGTTCGGTCTCCAAGATTTGTGGAAGGCCACCAAGTAA
- the PSF3 gene encoding DNA replication protein PSF3 (similar to Ashbya gossypii AGR399C): MGYYDVDEILAAGTKFSCKFNYDIPGLGYLEGNPGRQLNKNAKIELPLWLASVLAIVTGDQEHDDEEALPFVQFLSPEMFSSKVVNAIKSDAPTLDVHSISGQFYTLGIKWATLFSDVELAGVINKMLLERALEINRHASSVSVDAGVAPSDSTGTLLMTLDEFEKKLYKETHDTYRDAKLWLSRR; the protein is encoded by the coding sequence ATGGGGTACTACGATGTGGATGAGATATTGGCAGCAGGGACCAAGTTTTCGTGTAAATTCAATTACGACATTCCTGGGCTAGGGTATTTGGAAGGGAATCCTGGGAGACAGTTGAATAAGAATGCGAAGATTGAGTTGCCCTTATGGTTAGCTAGTGTATTGGCTATTGTAACAGGGGACCAAGAgcatgatgatgaagaagcgTTACCATTTGTACAGTTTTTATCCCCAGAGATGTTTTCTTCCAAAGTGGTTAATGCGATTAAATCCGACGCCCCAACTTTGGACGTGCACTCTATTAGTGGACAGTTCTACACCCTTGGGATCAAGTGGGCGACGTTATTTTCAGATGTGGAATTGGCAGGTGTGATCAATAAGATGTTATTGGAGAGGGCACTTGAAATTAACAGGCATGCAAGTAGTGTGTCTGTTGATGCCGGGGTTGCGCCTTCTGATTCTACGGGGACGTTGCTTATGACGTTGGATGAGTTTGAGAAGAAGCTGTATAAGGAGACGCACGATACTTACAGGGATGCCAAACTGTGGCTTTCGCGGAGATGA
- the CTR9 gene encoding Ctr9p (similar to Ashbya gossypii AGR398W) — protein sequence MESIVDYPKTKFATSLDIPLRDSEEVVSIDLENDLPEDPADLKTLLVEERSDKEHWLTIGVAYCNHGMVEAGIKLIEMAFEVLQGPQSASLYGFLTWAYLKLAKSNITDFSLREQHLIQAEQNLRSAIEYDPSWVGNMLATVDLYYQRNFYDKALETADIFIKKGQEDDKRQGKPSRLNVLFLLMRAKLLYQKKNYAASLRLFQELLVLDPTLDPDPRIGIGLCFWQLKDSSMAIKSWERALQLNHKNRTARILVMLGNFRNALTVSENDQQFVDQFTDVLSDLKNIFVENRETPVLLVLLQFYYYLTGNYDNVIAIYEKKISQWAPLVANTILSDSAFWCGRAYYAKSDFRRAFSMFQESLRRNEDNLLAKFGLGQSQLQNKLFEESILTFENIYKTQESIQELNYILGLLYSAKCFDNQFSKLSAKEKSSLVGKSINFLEKYIKLTTAKKNQLVAVKAYLVLSELYELQTQYKQSLQYLSKAVDQWKYSGLEDISLEISNNLGCFHFINGDIKSARKYFQEAFDAISSTNHKNISETTVKYNIARAAESEDPEKSMSLYQQILSEHPGYVQAKIRSIFLKYLEDKEDKFATDLEELLEQNDSDLEVRSFYSWYLKNVSREKNDANGEDRETKHNRETLTKYDSHDLYALISLANQYVTIARDTKKSSSQKEQDKSKQSFLKAVQLFQKVLQIDPLNIFAAQGLAIIFADSKRFGQALEILRKVRDSLDNEDVHLNLAHCLLEMKDFVKSIENYEITLSRFENIGHKSTVLNLLAFAWYSRGLKEKSLACFQKALQYTKEALQLETNTPESKFVYSLMFNVAFIEFQIAEVLRRAGPRDRTLAQLEQSLVDLDEAVNLLKKFSNSHSVLDSGEEIQQRIQLGEGTMKGALERCIKEQKEYEEKKDMKLANAKKLMEEEEQRERERLRKLEEEERIKREKQTEQFKRLQEEAQRLMEERATIEDFMDDSNLPPSDSEFADEEEGAEKKTKAKKKKPTKRAKRTKTTTDVDEESVPTKRRRKSKKAIVSDPEDEDLDGAPNEDEKLKPNRGKKSAISEEFVNTSDEEDSAVETVKSTNSDVDLDAESDNIKKEEKGDHHHQDDDDDNNNEQYDE from the coding sequence ATGGAATCCATTGTTGATTATCCGAAGACCAAATTTGCGACTTCTTTAGACATTCCTTTGAGGGATTCAGAGGAAGTTGTGTCGATTGATTTGGAGAATGATTTGCCAGAAGATCCAGCAGATTTAAAAACGCTATTAGTTGAGGAGAGGTCGGATAAAGAGCACTGGTTAACCATTGGAGTTGCTTACTGCAACCATGGTATGGTTGAAGCTGGTATCAAGTTGATAGAGATGGCATTTGAAGTACTGCAAGGTCCACAATCAGCCTCATTGTATGGGTTTCTGACGTGGgcatatttgaaattggCTAAGTCCAATATAACTGATTTTAGTTTACGAGAGCAACATTTAATTCAAGCAGAGCAGAACTTGAGGAGCGCTATCGAGTATGATCCATCGTGGGTCGGTAACATGTTGGCAACTGTTGATTTGTATTACCAGAGAAATTTTTACGATAAAGCTTTGGAAACAgctgatatttttatcaaaaaggGGCAAGAGGACGATAAGAGGCAGGGAAAGCCTTCCAGGTTGAATGTTTTGTTTCTATTAATGCGGGCTAAGCTGTTgtatcagaagaagaattatGCGGCCTCTTTGAGATTATTTCAAGagttgttggttttggaCCCGACGTTAGACCCTGATCCACGTATTGGGATTGGTTTATGTTTCTGGCAATTAAAGGACTCCTCAATGGCTATTAAATCTTGGGAAAGGGCGTTACAGTTAAATCACAAAAATCGAACTGCTAGAATCCTGGTTATGTTGGGAAATTTTCGTAATGCTTTAACCGTTTCTGAAAATGACCAACAGTTTGTAGACCAATTTACAGACGTTTTATcagatttgaaaaatatatttgttgaaaatagAGAAACCCCAGTGCTTCTAGTTCTTTTACAATTCTATTATTACTTAACAGGTAATTATGACAATGTGATCGCCATCtatgaaaagaagatatcACAATGGGCTCCGTTGGTAGCTAATACTATATTATCTGATTCAGCTTTTTGGTGTGGTAGAGCTTATTATGCAAAAAGTGACTTTAGAAGGGCGTTTTCTATGTTTCAAGAATCATTAAGGCGAAATGAGGACAATTTGTTAGCGAAGTTTGGTCTAGGTCAATCTCAACTTCAGaacaaattatttgaagaaagtaTCCTGACATTTGAAAACATTTACAAGACTCAAGAAAGTATTCAAGAActtaattatattttggGCTTGTTATATTCAGCGAAATGTTTTGATAATCAATTTTCTAAGCTTTCAGCCAAGGAAAAATCTTCATTGGTGGGGAAATCTATCaactttttggaaaaatatattaagcTAACAACtgcaaagaaaaatcaactAGTTGCCGTCAAGGCATATCTGGTACTGTCTGAACTTTATGAGCTTCAAACGCAGTATAAGCAATCCCTTCAGTATCTCTCAAAGGCTGTAGACCAATGGAAATATTCGGGtttagaagatatatctttggaaatttcaaataatttgGGCTGTTTCCATTTCATTAACGGAGACATTAAAAGTGCTCGAAAATACTTTCAAGAGGCCTTTGATGCTATTTCTAGCACTAACCATAAAAACATATCTGAAACGACTGTGAAATATAACATTGCTCGCGCAGCTGAATCGGAAGATCCTGAAAAGTCTATGTCTTTATATCAACAAATCCTATCAGAACATCCAGGTTATGTGCAAGCGAAAATTAGGtctatatttttgaaatatctgGAAGATAAGGAAGATAAATTTGCGACGGATTTAGAAGAACTGTTGGAACAAAATGATTCAGATTTAGAAGTGCGTTCCTTCTACAGCTGGTATCTCAAAAACGTATCCAGAGAAAAGAACGATGCAAATGGAGAGGACAGGGAAACTAAACACAATAGGGAAACTTTAACAAAGTATGACTCACATGACTTGTATGCGTTGATATCCCTGGCTAATCAATATGTTACTATAGCTAGAGATACTAAAAAATCTTCAAGTCAAAAGGAACAAGATAAATCTAAGCAATCTTTTCTAAAAGCTGTACAATTGTTTCAAAAGGTTCTACAGATAGACCCACTGAACATATTTGCAGCTCAAGGATTGGCTATCATCTTTGCTGACAGCAAGAGGTTCGGCCAGGCCTTGGAAATTCTGCGTAAGGTAAGGGATTCTTTAGATAACGAAGACGTTCATCTAAATCTAGCACATTGTTTGTTGGAGATGAAGGATTTTGTaaaatcaattgaaaaCTATGAGATAACATTGAGTCGgtttgaaaatattggcCACAAATCTACGGTATTAAATTTGCTCGCATTTGCTTGGTATTCTCGTGgattgaaagaaaaatcgTTAGCTTGTTTCCAGAAGGCTTTGCAATACACCAAGGAAGCCTTGCAACTAGAAACTAATACACCTGAGAGTAAGTTTGTTTACAGTTTGATGTTCAATGTCGCGTTCATTGAATTTCAAATTGCAGAAGTTCTAAGAAGAGCAGGTCCAAGGGATAGAACACTTGCACAACTAGAACAATCTTTAGTCGATCTAGATGAAGCAGTTAATCTCCTTAAGAAATTTAGCAATTCACACTCTGTTTTAGACTCCGGGGAGGAAATTCAGCAGCGTATTCAGCTAGGAGAAGGCACCATGAAGGGAGCACTTGAACGTTGTATAAAGGAGCAAAAGGAATACgaagagaagaaagatATGAAACTTGCAAACGCTAAGAAGTTgatggaagaagaagaacagaGGGAAAGAGAACGGCTCAGGAAGCTCGAAGAAGAGGAAAGAATTAAAAGGGAAAAACAAACTGAACAGTTCAAAAGGCTACAAGAGGAGGCTCAGAGGCTCATGGAGGAGCGAGCAACCATAGAAGACTTTATGGATGATTCCAACCTACCGCCAAGTGACAGTGAATTCGCCGATGAGGAGGAAGGtgcagaaaagaaaaccaaggctaagaaaaagaaacccACCAAGAGAGCCAAGAGAACAAAGACTACTACAGACGTTGATGAAGAGAGCGTCCCCACCAAACGGAGAagaaaatccaaaaaagcTATCGTTTCTGATcctgaagatgaagaccTCGACGGGGCTCCAAATGAAGACGAAAAACTAAAGCCTAACCGTGGCAAGAAATCCGCCATCTCCGAAGAATTCGTCAACACAAGCGATGAAGAGGATTCAGCAGTCGAAACCGTCAAATCCACTAATAGCGACGTGGACCTCGACGCAGAGTCTGATAACATCAAAAAGGAGGAGAAGGGCgaccaccaccaccaagatgacgacgacgacaacaacaacgaaCAATACGACGAATAA